A window from Citrus sinensis cultivar Valencia sweet orange chromosome 5, DVS_A1.0, whole genome shotgun sequence encodes these proteins:
- the LOC112497538 gene encoding uncharacterized protein LOC112497538 isoform X1 produces MGSNSELHVVLTTMLSLDRKTMYMKLILLDYFPVLLLFCWWFVMYGVDAPLITLTAETCSMALILTVLFEVRWRCLFKYFKKEKDLKNIIQFTETLQYCQIMYDHHQAPPKSFMLSSIVFLNFAGVLNAAVLYIAPLGLFLEPDGDVFFYLMGFVLFGFSCLQISFIQPLLLNCDADTFKFIRSQALVFSETTTAAATTAKEPPESSGSVEIV; encoded by the exons ATGGGCAGCAACTCAGAGCTTCACGTCGTTCTCACCACCATGCTTTCCTTAGATAGAAAGACAATGTATATGAAa TTGATTTTGTTGGATTATTTTCCTGTGCTGTTGCTATTCTGTTGGTGGTTCGTCATGTATGGCGTCGACGCCCCTCTCATTACTTTGACAGCCGAAACATGCTCCATGGCACTAATATTGACAGTTTTGTTTGAGGTACGGTGGAGGTgtcttttcaaatattttaaaaag GAAAAAGATTTGAAGAATATCATTCAATTTACTGAAACCCTACAATATTGtcag ATAATGTATGATCATCATCAGGCGCCACCAAAATCTTTCATGTTGTCATCCATTGTATTCCTAAATTTTGCGGGTGTTCTAAATGCGGCCGTCCTCTACATAGCACCACTGGGATTGTTTCTCGAACCGGACGGGGACgtctttttctatttaatggGCTTTGTTCTGTTCGGCTTCTCATGTCTCCAAATAAGTTTTATACAGCCGCTGCTACTAAATTGTGATGCTGATACCTTCAAGTTTATTAGAAGCCAAGCCCTCGTTTTTTCGGAAACCACAACTGCGGCTGCTACGACAGCAAAAGAACCACCTGAGAGCTCAGGCTCAGTCGAAATTGTGtaa